Proteins encoded in a region of the Trypanosoma brucei brucei TREU927 chromosome 5, complete sequence genome:
- a CDS encoding hypothetical protein, conserved (similar over 204aa to Ribosomal RNA small subunit methyltransferase B (SUN) protein. (Swiss-Prot:P94464) [Bacillus subtilis;]) — protein sequence MRHCHIIRYDSFRSVRNDIGHLFSPFKDAKSLQEAMRRHIIKVPSRYADTPRQRMSWFRGSISLILSEAARRGSHAVSRATMELLVEQSEQLQLRVVDPMWVKNAFATCTNADEMRVIEQIIQKFHDKQCTDGETKRGLSQQHQKDGAPLPPALSNSTGGFDSAEGSVSLLGDYSGFALESLSRQRVSSVTAPNTSFSRYFIRQGLVADEAELMELFRAMIGRRPAAFRVHTSQMYGAATAEIISGRPGIEPLHWLPKECAAFVMHDSPNVPHSVLLANRQLLHTLASEHLISFQSTSSMLPVLLLDPRPGDAVLDLCASPGNKTSLVLDYVSSLRSTSLPSSNPHFHHGCIVANDVSPPRSRQLAQRLRNSSPTVAVTQFHGQSLPLETGASGGNKYNKILVDAPCSGEGRMQRDAMSWRMWHPLRGLQFMQTQLRLLRRAVNLCSVGGHIVYSTCTLNPLEDEAVIAAVLRDGAVELVEPPRELREKSGWRFSRGLRRWVVPSRAGGFLNTLAEAEAKGEGNPTTLTDLFPYEGNEKIQSALESCCLRVMPHCNGGAEGFFVALLRKLPVNLNQLSPTNHASRYGTVKVEGTEDPVRGNSSTGALTCGSVLHTYGVAKLAAGNMLLQRLLGGFFSNNTCQLEFFFSKCNLCAAWKEGHGLIILSNATWSHLDATPSSFCSKSELLELGTTVIEAETGNLTAVGAYLLRPYATSRVLKLPLLQLQWLLSNQVLKINEHQMDPTVLARRLVAGVGGTSSDINMQQHQLTVPWVRDIMNVVGKQEGNFIVCYSPSSGDVCDSGSFHKSNDACGLLSISIPVIVRRTPSVELHLSLFHDARQLCRAVIGRVLSHRKRADSPDGEKSALQLGSRFNVSATLGITDLEGRRLTPQGQKRKLYSPNLSIYPVTGSGMVASTAIEGNSEGDRTKEKDYFIL from the coding sequence ATGAGACACTGCCATATTATTCGGTATGATTCATTTCGGTCTGTCCGTAACGACATCGGCCATCTCTTTTCACCCTTCAAGGACGCTAAATCTCTTCAGGAAGCAATGCGTCGCCACATAATAAAGGTTCCATCGCGTTATGCAGATACACCGCGTCAGCGCATGAGTTGGTTCCGTGGTAGCATTAGTCTCATTCTCAGCGAGGCCGCCCGGCGGGGCAGTCATGCCGTGTCTCGAGCAACAATGGAATTGCTGGTGGAACAGTCAGAACAGCTACAACTGAGGGTTGTGGATCCGATGTGGGTGAAAAACGCATTCGCGACGTGCACGAATGCTGATGAAATGCGTGTGATCGAGCAAATAATTCAAAAATTCCATGATAAGCAGTGCACTGATGGTGAAACAAAACGAGGTTTATCGCAACAACACCAGAAGGATGGTGCTCCACTACCACCAGCATTATCAAATAGTACCGGTGGCTTTGATagtgcggaaggcagtgtttCTTTACTTGGCGACTATTCGGGGTTTGCCCTGGAGTCTCTTAGTAGGCAACGTGTGAGCAGTGTGACTGCGCCAAATACTTCGTTCTCTCGTTACTTCATTCGCCAAGGCCTCGTTGCGGATGAAGCGGAACTAATGGAACTATTTAGGGCTATGATTGGGCGTAGACCCGCAGCTTTTCGGGTACACACCTCCCAGATGTACGGAGCCGCCACGGCGGAAATCATAAGTGGACGCCCTGGAATTGAACCACTACACTGGCTTCCAAAGGAGTGCGCTGCCTTTGTTATGCACGACTCCCCGAACGTACCGCATTCTGTGCTTCTTGCTAACCGTCAGTTGCTACATACCCTCGCCAGTGAACacctcatttcatttcagtCAACTTCAAGTATGTTGCCTGTGCTTCTTCTTGATCCCCGACCTGGAGACGCAGTTTTAGATCTCTGTGCGTCACCAGGGAACAAAACATCCCTGGTGCTTGACTACGTATCTTCACTCAGATCCACTTCGTTACCTTCATCGAACCCACACTTTCATCACGGGTGCATTGTCGCGAACGACGTCTCACCCCCTCGGAGCCGTCAGCTGGCGCAGAGGTTACGTAATAGCAGCCCCACCGTTGCCGTCACTCAGTTTCATGGCCAGTCTTTGCCACTTGAAACTGGAGCTTCTGGAGGCAATAAATACAACAAGATTCTCGTAGACGCACCGTGCAGTGGTGAGGGTCGCATGCAACGTGACGCCATGTCGTGGCGCATGTGGCATCCACTACGAGGATTGCAATTTATGCAAACGCAACTACGGTTGCTCCGTCGTGCGGTGAATTTGTGTTCGGTTGGGGGACACATTGTGTACTCAACGTGCACACTTAACCCTCTTGAGGATGAAGCAGTAATCGCGGCAGTTTTACGTGATGGTGCAGTGGAGTTGGTGGAGCCTCCACGGGAATTACGGGAGAAGAGCGGTTGGCGGTTCAGCCGTGGGTTACGGCGCTGGGTTGTACCTTCTCGCGCCGGGGGGTTTCTGAATACGTTAGCTGAAGCGGAGGCAAAGGGGGAAGGCAACCCGACTACTTTGACAGATCTCTTCCCTTACGAAGGGAACGAGAAAATTCAGTCGGCACTTGAGTCTTGCTGCTTGAGGGTGATGCCGCATTGTAATGGAGGGGCCGAAGGCTTTTTCGTTGCATTGCTGAGGAAATTACCTGTCAACCTGAATCAACTTTCGCCCACCAACCACGCCAGCAGATACGGGACCGTCAAAGTGGAAGGTACCGAGGATCCCGTGAGGGGAAATTCATCCACAGGCGCACTTACATGTGGATCTGTATTACACACCTACGGTGTGGCCAAGCTGGCGGCGGGAAACATGTTGTTGCAAAGGCTCCTTGGCGGTTTTTTTAGCAACAATACTTGTCAGCTGGAGTTCTTTTTCTCCAAATGCAATCTTTGTGCTGCTTGGAAGGAGGGTCATGGACTCATCATCTTATCTAACGCTACGTGGTCCCATCTCGatgcaactccttcttcattttgctCCAAGTCAGAGTTGTTGGAACTTGGAACAACCGTTATCGAGGCAGAAACCGGAAATTTAACTGCAGTGGGCGCATATCTTTTGCGTCCTTACGCAACATCACGTGTGCTGAAGCTCCCACTACTGCAGTTGCAATGGCTTTTGTCTAATCAGGTGTTGAAGATAAACGAGCATCAGATGGATCCAACTGTTTTGGCGCGGCGACTGGTTGCGGGTGTGGGCGGCACATCAAGTGACATTAacatgcaacaacatcaattAACGGTGCCTTGGGTAAGAGATATAATGAATGTTGTTGGGAAACAAGAGGGAAATTTCATCGTCTGCTACTCCCCGTCGTCGGGAGACGTTTGTGACAGCGGAAGTTTTCACAAGAGTAATGATGCCTGCGGGCTACTTTCTATCAGCATTCCCGTCATTGTGCGAAGGACACCTTCAGTAGAACTGCATTTGTCATTATTTCATGATGCACGGCAACTCTGTAGGGCTGTGATTGGTCGTGTCCTTTCCCACAGGAAAAGAGCTGATTCACCGGATGGGGAGAAGAGCGCTCTACAACTTGGTTCTCGTTTTAACGTGAGCGCAACTCTTGGTATTACGGACCTTGAGGGACGGCGGCTAACACCGCAAGGGCAGAAACGCAAGCTTTACAGCCCAAACCTTTCAATATACCCCGTCACAGGGAGCGGCATGGTCGCCAGTACAGCTATCGAAGGAAATAGTGAGGGTGATcgcacaaaggaaaaggattaCTTCATCCTGTAG
- a CDS encoding membrane transporter protein, putative — protein MQTLSASFAAAAGVSHESLPRHVPTLTLLKRILVLTVKLSIAQVAQFSLGITLLAVVGKIGVRELGGASLANGLVNATVFAFGAGFSGALETKLSHTFSRNPKDKMYGVYTLRMLIMLLITFVLLSPAILFLDRVLVAMGQDPAVIDFTGEFCRLSIWGSFFAMLLELLRRYFACQHLSTSFSVSLVIGAVVYPFLLIGLVKVMGFSGVAVGWSLLMICTTTGLVLYVVVTKKYLATWGGIEDAIYRNWGPLLKLGLSSMAMMLSEWVALEINSICAGFGTKEELAAFGITYQMSGICWAITSGTFIAASVLVGGAIGEERPMFARRLAILCLGTSVAISLCNVAILLATRNLYPRIFTDDEKVVEIVGSLMNYVFVYHIFDAFQSCMMGVLRGCGMQKQGAIVICLVYSVVGVPLGLLLFFFTGFGIQALWLGPLVGAAVVGFPTYLYMMMRYIKWDTLKPSVEVYDGEWEESEESGVLEDVAKVNEPIGAEGDVITTLSSNAPTRVTTNSTEQEDVSRRHQ, from the coding sequence ATGCAGACACTTTCAGCCTCTtttgcggctgctgctggcgTGTCGCATGAAAGTCTTCCTAGGCACGTTCCCACCCTCACGTTGCTGAAGCGCATACTTGTCTTGACTGTGAAGTTAAGCATTGCTCAGGTTGCTCAATTTTCGCTTGGAATAACTTTgcttgctgttgttgggaAAATTGGTGTGAGGGAGTTGGGTGGCGCTTCGCTTGCGAACGGGCTAGTGAACGCCACAGTGTTTGCATTTGGTGCCGGTTTCTCTGGAGCCCTTGAAACTAAGCTTTCCCATACATTTAGCCGTAATCCAAAGGATAAGATGTACGGTGTCTACACTCTGCGGATGCTCATAATGCTCCTCATCACATTCGTACTACTTTCTCCGGCTATCCTTTTCTTGGACAGAGTGCTGGTGGCCATGGGACAAGATCCAGCTGTGATTGACTTCACGGGTGAGTTCTGTCGCTTGTCGATTTGGGGTAGTTTCTTCGCCATGTTGCTAGAGCTACTGCGTCGCTACTTCGCGTGCCAGCACCTTtccacttccttctctgtGAGTCTTGTTATTGGCGCCGTTGTGTACCCCTTTCTCCTTATTGGACTGGTTAAAGTGATGGGATTCTctggtgttgctgttgggtGGTCTCTTCTCATGATATGCACTACCACTGGGTTGGTGCTTTATGTTGTTGTGACTAAAAAGTATCTCGCTACCTGGGGCGGTATTGAGGATGCAATCTACCGTAATTGGGGACCCTTACTTAAGCTTGGTCTTTCATCAATGGCTATGATGCTCAGTGAGTGGGTCGCACTGGAGATAAACAGCATCTGCGCTGGCTTTGGCACGAAAGAGGAATTAGCTGCTTTTGGCATTACTTATCAAATGTCTGGTATTTGTTGGGCCATCACCTCTGGAACAtttattgctgcttctgtgtTAGTTGGTGGAGCAATTGGTGAGGAGAGACCGATGTTTGCTCGCCGTCTCgccattttgtgtttggggACTTCCGTCGCTATTTCGTTATGCAATGTTGCCATTCTTCTGGCCACTCGGAACCTATACCCGCGTATTTTTACCGACGACGAGAAGGTGGTGGAGATTGTTGGTTCCTTAATGAACtatgtgtttgtttatcATATTTTCGATGCGTTTCAGAGCTGCATGATGGGCGTGCTGCGTGGGTGTGGAATGCAGAAGCAAGGCGCCATTGTTATCTGTCTTGTCTACTCCGTCGTTGGTGTGCCACTGGGTCttctacttttctttttcactggTTTTGGTATACAGGCGTTGTGGCTCGGTCCCCTTGTTGGTGCCGCTGTAGTTGGCTTTCCAACGTATCTGTACATGATGATGCGTTACATTAAGTGGGATACGCTGAAACCATCCGTGGAAGTATATGATGGTGAGTGGGAGGAGAGTGAGGAGAGCGGTGTTTTGGAGGATGTGGCAAAGGTGAATGAACCCATTGGCGCCGAAGGTGATGTAATAACTACTTTGTCCAGTAATGCCCCTACACGTGTTACGACCAACTCTACCGAGCAGGAAGATGTGAGTCGGCGACACCAGTAA